The genomic window TAGCAGCATTACCGATGgcaataaaattgcaataacaAGTCGTGGTCCATAGCGAATGTATCGGTAGGGCGCGTTGGAACCTAGCCAGCGGAATCAGCACATACATCACACCGACCGCGGCTGTTATCCAATTATTGCGGGATCGCGATAAACACCATTGAACTTATGTTACGGCATGTCTTTAGGTGTGGGGACTATGTAATTGGGTGGATTAAGTCGTAATCTATGTAGagttattatcataattatggGTAATAATCAATCTATAGCGTAAGCCTGTAAGGCATCCAATAGTTATTTAAATCGTATATTTAGTACGTTGACGGAAAACTGGCAGAAAAAAAGCACGTGAATTCGGGCTCTCTAAAGCACTCTCAGCACAAGTCCCTTAGATTAGGTAACACAGAAAAGACACTGATATATGAGACATCTGAGCTATAAGTTGCTTTACTGACTCCATCGTTAATTGACTGGTGCGAAGCGCAACTGGCAATGTGCTTTCCAAAACCGTAATTCTTTGTAAGCATAAGAACCTACTTCAAATGAGAAGAATACATTCTTCTTGATATCCAAAACAGGACTCGTTAAGCGATATCAGCTTTAATGTTTTCGATTTCGCGATAAAAAACCTTTTGGTTCCACAGCCTCCGGACAATTTGCCGGGACGAGTCTCCCGCGGAGGTTCGTTATCTCCCACCAGAGGGAAGCCCATTATCTTTGAGGAGAAAAGAAATACCGAAAATTGCTCTAATTTATACGCCGTGCGTGAAGGTATTCAGTTACGTCGGGTATGAAATAGGTGGAGGAATTGAGTGCGGCCGAGGTTAAAGCCTgcgctatatttttgttgttttgagtTGAAATTAAAAGGGTTTTTAAGTTAAACTTGTATTATGAAGAGTCGGTTtctttgaataataaatgttttagtatcAGGCATACGTTAAAACACTTGattaattttgaaagtaaatgaAAGTTAAAACAATATGGTTCCCTAAAACCAGTAAGGTGACACTTTTCTACAATTTGCTATCTGCAGCTGCTGCTTACTGTGTAATGAAATTACACGAACTTTCTTAACTTGAGTGTCATAACAAACTCAACAAAATTACTCGTTTTCACGTAATCTTTAAAATCAGTGCTGCATTTTCCCACTAATATTAACTAAGCGATAGAACGAGTTACGTTCAGAGCTGACAGCCTGCCTTCGGGAAATCTGGCCTGGAATCCAATTACTCCGTGGAACTGACTGCCGTGGTCAACATACACGGACTAACCAGCGTACCACGGAATTGATGGGACACTTTGATAATGAGTAGTTTTGTGATGCCTAATCAGCATTGCTTGGAAAATCTAGGCGTTTGACTTCATCAGGGATAATGAATATTCGATGACAACATCGAAAATTATGTTAGCATCAATTATTTGGAACAAAACTTGGTGTACACACGGAGTtatcccaaaaaatattttggaaatccTTTCGCCGTTCAGAAACTAATTATCGAACATACAGAAAAACTACTATGATATATTATCGAAGTCGATATGAACATCATAGGACTATAAATCTTTAGCAACATATTTTACACGACAGGATGAAATACGAATATATTTCTAGTTCCACAGTTATTTTATGATCTTTTTAGTAATGAAATAGAATCGTTAGTATTCTTAAAATCAAAAAAACATGGTTAAGATTACGAAGAGACCAAGTTGTATTGATAATCcagacatttttaaaaagtctAATAAACGTACTAGCGAAATACCTAACATACTAGAAAGTAATTCAAGGATATTTAGGCGTACATAACTacctaataaagaaaaaaattgtcataTACTCGCGTCACGTATGTCCTGAGGTGGATCGCGCAAATACTTTCTTGTACAACCTTCACAATAGAACCTTTTATCCCATCGTGCCTCTGGgacctaatatttatacttacgACACGATATCGGTTCATTTTCGATCGCATTTGGGAGCCTACACCATCGATGTTCTTATTTGGCTGAAGGAATGTGTTCATGAAATTGTTTTTGAGATCGGTTCATATTTGCAGGTAAatttattttccatattttgGGGAATATTTCGAAAAGGGACTCGAAATGGTGATCTCGAAATATTGAATTcgtttattaaattgtttcttttttttttgctctgtGTATTGTGTGAACAATCGGTTATGATCACAAACACTTAATAACAAAACGCCACTCGACAATGtatcataaaattactttattcgCTGATGAAAAACTCATTAACTGTACCAGTATTGAATAAAAGTTATCATTATGGAAACGAGTCTTCAAACTCAATTCAAAATTCGAACACATTCCTTTGACATTTCTTGCAGCCATATAAAAAGGCCGGTCGGTCATTTCACAAAAGAGGACCTATAAACCTCTTTCCACATTTAAAATGAGCGCATTTTAAAAACCGCATAATGTTGTTAGATGCACGTGGCAGTAGAGTAGTGGCTGAAGAGAGCGTTTCCCTGTACTAGTGCTGTAAAGAAAGATTTTTACGGTTTACGGTTTAAGGGGGAATAGAGGTGGGGAAAGACGTATATCTTTATTTGCTAGGACGTGACCGCAACCTTGCATTCTAAAAGGTTTCGTGGAGTGAATTAACTCGGGATTTACTTTTAATTCTATTGAAATTTTCGCATTGAATTCCTGTTTAGTTCCTAATGCAGTGATTTATAGAGAGGTTTGATTTTTTGAGTATTAATACGCATTTAGTTTTAATGGATCATTCagtattttgattaaattatgaCCAGATTGCTCGTAGTaacattatttgaattaatattCCTATACCAATAAAGTCACTATTTCAACATATTGTACCAATCTGTCAGAAAATAAatgaacttttatttaaacttgaatattttattaaataaaactcaacAATGATTtcacaaataacataaaatgaaacaatatcATGTTACAACTTAAGGACCATGCACCTATTTATAACGTTATGTATACACAAGGAACTTTATTATAAACACACCTCTGATTTTTATGCGGTTATTTGTAgctctcaataaataaataataatgtatatttaggctagataaattaataaagcacAATGTGTACAAACTAATGAACATGAAACGtcattttgttttctaaaaagACGCAATGTTTCAAAAGTACACTCTCTatagttacaattatttatgttttgcttaaaaatattgtttgatgaaaattaaaatcCATTGCTCCATTCGAAATACagactcaaaataaaaacaaaacattatttaaacttGGAACGATAAACATGAGTTCGTTcaacgtttaaaataattattttactttcattgtGAAGTCTTGAATTTCTATTCGGCAAAAAAGCAAAACACgttttcaatttcaaacaatatataaatgcaaatggttaaataattaacttaattttgaaGTACTTGTTTAGTACGAAAGTGAAGCAGAAATGCATCGGTGTAGTTTTATGTTAAAGAACTAAGACTAGCGACAATCGTGTCTCCATTGACTAGGTTAGAACAAAATcagtaagtaaaatatttttatcacaataccGCGCTgcagtttttcaataaaaaagtatgtattaCATGAGACGATAAATAGAAAACATGCATTTAGTACGTATAATGAGGCCCGTATATAAAAATTTACTGTACATTATTTGAAAGTGAAAATTAATTACAGAGAGGATAGAAATATAACCTAACTTAAATTTACAACCATCAATCGATTCGTTTCGTAAATACAGCCTATATACGGTAACACTTACAATTTCACTTCGTAAATAATCGCTATGAATTCGGTCAAGAGAATTTTAGGATTACTTAGAAGGAATTACTTTATACTAGATGTCATCACATTCctcaatttacataaatagaACATTGTCTTACAAGTGATGTTTGCACTTCTTAGTTAAAAAGGCTTGTCTTAGAGCAACAAGCCTCCCCATTCGACGGTACTATTCACACTAATATCAGTAATATACAGTGTGATTCATATTTTGAAAACCATGAATAGTTTACCTACTTTTGTAGCAGGTAACCTCGTACTGCTACATTTCTCGCTTGCTGTACGTCTGTGTTATTTACTAGATTATTTCGCTTTGCATAAAGTGAAACAGCATTTGTAAGACGTCTTAAAATTAACGTAAGAGCTAATGTTTCAGTTTTCAGTGCCGGTGATCCACTGCAGGTACTTGAACGATCGCGATTGAAGCGGGCTGGCACGTGCTTCCCTGTACACGCGCTGTTGGTAGTTCGCGGGTTGCTCTCTGAAAACAGATAAATGTTTGATTTAGCAAATAGAATCGCTAGTACGAAATTATATTTCTACGCTTCGAgtatattaacataaattacgaatgtaaacaataatgaatatcacattaaattgtattatcataatttacCAATATCGGCTGTACTAAGAACAATCACCCTGCTATTGTTATCTATTAATAACTAGGTcgatttcataattattatcctCATATTTGCCTGCTAGATAGGtcgcataaaataaaatgttgaaacaaTTTCTGACAATTGAGAATACAATAGTACACTAAAAAGAGCTAATTTAGTCACAATTTAAGTAGATAGTTTATCATACCTTGGTTCAGCAGAGGCACGGGCGTGGTACGCAGGTACATTCGGGTTGTGGTAGCCCGCGTGTGGCACTGGTGTGGTCAGCGTGTGGGTCTGCACCGGGGGGTGCTCTGCCGGCGACTGGTAGCTGTTCGGGTTGTACCGGTCTACCGACACACCCCTGGCCCTCTCAGGAACTGCCGAATCAACGCTCTTACCAATAGTGCTCAACGGCCTGCCGCGACCCAAAGTATTCGTCTTAGGCCATTCTTGAGACACAAATTCTGACTCAAAACTCCTTTCACGATTGGATTGTGGTCTTAAGGTCTGACTCCACGTCGGTGTGGGGGTATACGTCGCCGCTGGGGTCTTTGCGTACTTAGGGTCAGCTTCCCACGGAGGCTGCACATTTGTTTGTTCCGTTGTTTGAGTGAGAGAAGTTTTCTCAGTGAATTCTCTGAGCTCCTTACGCCACTGAGGCTCGACAGTCTCTGCCGGCTCATTGTTGTCGTAATAGTATTGCGGGGATGGGTCGGGCTGGGCCTGGTACTTGGTCTCAGTTGGGATATAAGTAGATTCCGGCACGGTGATGTATCGCCTTTCATATTCGCTGTAGTAAGTCTTGCGACCAGGTTGCCTCGGAGGCTCTACAGAAACAGGTTTAACGAAGGACTGGTTAGGAGCAGGTGGCACATAAGCAATAGGttgatttttgttaaatttggCGGGAGGAGGGGCGGGTTTCCAGCCTTGGGATGGAGCAGGACtgtatgtgtttgtttgtggGACTTCTTGATAGAATTTTTCTGATGTGTTGTTTACGGATGTGTAGCTAGAATCCTGCTCCCATGGAGGAGGAACGTAGCTTGAAGAGTATTGCTGTGTGGAAGTGAGTGTACTTTTCTGGTAACTTTGTGTAGTGTCTTTGTTAAGGTAGGTGTTGTATTGAGTAGGAGTAGATTCAACCGCACTCGCTACCCATGTTGGTGTAGGTGTGTATGATGAGTAACTGTTTGTAGGTGTTCTGTCACGTGTTTGTTCAGTGTAAGAGGGTTGGTATGCGGGCTGGGGAGTGGCAGCCTTTTGGAATTGAGGCTGAGGAGTAGTTCCACGTTGGAACTGAGGCTGGGGGGTAGTACCTCTTTGGAATTGAGGAGTAGGTGGTggttggtactgggcttggtaaGTGGGTTGCGGAGCCGGCTGGTACTGTGGTTGAGGTTGATATTGTTGTTGCGGCTGAGGAGATTTCGGTTGAGCCCAAGGGGCACCAGATGGAGTAGTGGTGGAGCTGACATTGTTGTAAAGGGTGTTTTGagtctgtttgttttgttggtACCATTGCTGATTGGTTATTGTGCTTGGCTTAACGTTGCTTACAGTCAAGACCTCTGATTGAGGTTCTCCTTGATACTGTGTCTGATCGTAGCTCTGGTTGTTGTATTGGTAAATGTCAGACGGCATCTGTCGTTCCATGCTCAGCCTTTCTAAGAGAAGACTGTGGCGTCTCTCGGTGGTTGGTTCAGGAGGGTATACGGGCTGATAAGGCCTTGAGGGCATAGGAGATGAGGAAATCCTATCTATGCTAGGTGGTGGGAAATATGTCCTTACGGTCGGAATACCTTGTTGCGTTAAGTTCTCATAACTGTGGTCAAGTATCTTGGTAGTGCGGTTTACTGTCACAATGTTTTCGATTTTGTTGTACTCAGTTTGTTTGCTAAGTCCAACTGCGGGATCAATAGTGCTTGTAATGATTTCAGTGTTCTCAGTGTGTGTCTTAGTAATGATTGGTGTGATACCGATGGGCTTAATTTCAACGTCTTCTACCTTTTCCAAGGGAACAGATGGTTCTCTAATAGGGATAGTGAACTCGGCTGGTTTCTCTTCTGGTTTTTCTTCCTTTGGTTCTGGCTTGGGTTCTTCGGAGGCTTGTACTTGAACCGGGATTACATGTTCTTCTTCTTTTGGAGCTTCTTTGGGCTCCTCGACAGTTTTCTCAACAGAGAGTTCTTCTTTGACCTCCTCTTCTACCTGTTCCTCTACTTTTGGTTCTTCAGTCTTTTCTTCAGGTTTCACTTCGGCCTCTTGTTTTTCCTCAGCTTCTtcatattcttcttcttcttccacTTCTTCTTCATCGGCGGGGGCTGCTTTTACTTCTTTCACTTCAACTTCTTCTACTTGTTCCTCTTCCTCTACTTCCTGCTTTACCTCCTGCTTTACTTCTTCTTGAACAACTTCTTGTTCTTCCGGTTGTGCTTCTTCTTTTTCCTCTACTTCTTCTTCTACGGTCTCAGGCTCCACTTCTGGTTCAGGTGCCGGTTTCTTAAGTACAATAGTTTCTACAGCTTCAACTTCATCTCCTTCTTCCTCTATTTCCTCTTCCTCCTCAACTTCCTCAGGTTCGGGCTGAGACTCTTGGACTACAACTACCTTTTTAGCTGTTGTTGTCTCAGACCTCTCCTCTGTTTTTACCACAGTGCTAGTTTCTTTAGGTGCAGATATAGTCTGTGTCACTGTTACGGTCTCAGGCTCCTCGCTTTCTTCTTGTTGTTCCTCAACTTCTTGCACAACAGCTTcgccttcttcttcctcttCTTCAACAACCTCTTCTTCAGAATCTTCCTCTTTTGGAATGATTGTTGTCTccgtttttgttttaatttcagtgCGACCGTCAATTGTCGTTCTTGTTGTTGTAGTTTTGACTTCTTCTATAGATCCATCGGGTAAAGATCTCTTAACGACTTCCACCTTAGTTTCAGTTTTTGCTCCTGATTTCTTTGTTGGTAACTTAATAGTCATTTCAGCTTCACCGTTTGCGTCTCCATTTTGGTCCCCATTTTGTTCCTCAACTTTCTTTGTAACTTGTTTCTTTACTACTTTGACTTCTctctgaaaaaataataaaaaatattacagcaCATGTCTGAATAATTAATAGAGATGATACTATAAGGCATTGTTAGAAcgaataaatgttataatatgattGTGTTCTTAACTGTCTCTATATTATAAACACATAATGTGGTATGAACTCACTAAAGATTCGTTAGTATGTTCTTATAATTCCTTAATGTTGAATTGTAAGTACGTATAACAGACAATGTAAACAcacatataaatatagatataataagtaaacagtaattttatttgaacctGTTCGTTATCAATGTCTGcattttcttcaacaagctttgTTTCAAAGGTAATAGGAGTAACAGTCACTTCTTGACTAAGATCCACTGTTACATCTTGGACTGGTTTAACTTCGTTACCTTCTAAAGTATTAACTGTCAAGTCTATACTAGTATCTACACTCTCAGTCGTAGGAACTATGTCTTTTTCTTCACTTGTCTCCAACTTAGGTAATTGTTCATTTATTGGTTCACTATAAACCTTCGGTGGAGCACTGAAAAGTTCGGCTTCGTAGCTAATTTCTGGAAGCACTGGTGCAGGTGCAGCTACAGAAGCAAACACAGGCGTGGGACCCGGGCTGAACACAGGAGCAAAGGCAGCGGCCGGACCGGATACGGAACCGGGCGCTTGGACGGATGAAAACCCGGGTGCGGCCACAGGAGCAAAGCCTGGTGCGTGAACAGGCGTTTGCACTGGCGCTGCCACGGGAGCATACGAAAACGCGGGCAATTGTAcaggcgcgggcgcgggcgcgggtgCATTCACGGCCGCAGGGGCCGTATATCCGTCACTTCCATAACTCAGTCTCGGTGCATTGTAAGCATTGGCCGATGGCGTACCGTACTCGTACATAGACACCGGTCTGTTATTGTTTATCTGCTGCGAGTACGCTGGcgtatttttatacaatgtctcattattttcaaattttgtGTTGTTTACACTCGCAGGTGGATGTGCTCTTTGAATCGGTGCGTCTCGTGGGTCGGGGTTACTCCGAGTTCTTAGCAATGTTTTTGGGTTGGCCGGCATTGCCGGGAACACTTGGACTGGCATACAATTGAAGTTCGGGAGTGCTACCGTCGGGGCGTTCGAGGGAAGAACCGGGTGTACCGGTACTTCGGGAACCCCTGGGTTCATCGCGTTCCTCATTAGACGTTGTGCCATGCGTTGGGACTTGATCTCGGAGAGATCGAGCCCGCCGGGGGTGTAAGTGAAGGGCTTGCGGTCCCGGCTCATAGCACTGTGCAATGCCGACGGTGGATTCATCTCGCTGAAATAATTTTCCCACGTTATTTCTACTGAACCActgtcatattttatataaattttacgggctatgtatattatagtataacatattttttgaaagtTAAAAGCAACGAACGCGTTTTGGCAAATTGACAAAACAGTAGAAAATAGACACGAGATACTCACGAGGTTTGATGTTCAcagcaaaatattatatttacttccTGCGGTGTGGTGAATTACAGAACTTGGTGGCGTATTTGTTTATCCAGTCAACACATTTATAATGTGACACTGAAGGTAACACACTCGTCGTAAATCAATTTTCACATCACAACTTCACGGAGACTGATCACTTATTTTTGTGACGGAACATGCAGATATTAATCTGGTCGCAGCGGTTAAATATAGCGCGGGTGTAGTAAATGAGCCGGTACATTTGAATCCGGGAGGTGTTGCGCGCGGTCGGCGCGTGCGCCGCCTGCCGCCTACTGCCGTCTGCTCAGCCGCCGCTATGTATTTTGGTCCCGACCCCAATAACGGGCGCCTCGTCTACAATTTGTCTTGAGCAAATCGTCAAAACAACATCCAGAATACTTCCGACAGTTTCgcgattattatttattgctatcCGACGCCTCCATTCATCCGCAGTGCACTCGCATTCATCTCGTTTGCACCGGCCGACTGGCGCGACCACTCGCGACCACTCCCGACTACGCGCTCCAAGCTTCTCCACTTTATGTTTCCACGTGTAGTTCATCCACCTTTGCGAACTATTATTTGACATTGTCCCATTTTTTCTATTTCTGTTTTCCGCGTTtcagtaaagtttaaaataaactgtgaTTTTGTATATCCGCACGTTGTGTTCGGATGTACTTGATCTTTAAAACTTTGTGATGCAAAACGGTTATTGTATGTGATTCACAATGCTACTAACTTATTTCCTCTTAGATAGCTATCAGTTACGGACGGAACATAGTTTTGATGtcgaaagtaaaatatttatttaaatgcagCTTTATCCCAAGATTTACAGCCGACAGCGGTTGCTCGTCCAAATATCACCCCGCTATTAATGTTGGCTCCAAACCAAAACTCTCTGGTTCGACATTGCTCACATTTGTGACTGAATCGAATggttttcaaacattttcgGAATATCGGAACTAT from Anticarsia gemmatalis isolate Benzon Research Colony breed Stoneville strain chromosome 21, ilAntGemm2 primary, whole genome shotgun sequence includes these protein-coding regions:
- the LOC142982310 gene encoding uncharacterized protein LOC142982310 → MNPPSALHSAMSRDRKPFTYTPGGLDLSEIKSQRMAQRLMRNAMNPGVPEVPVHPVLPSNAPTVALPNFNCMPVQVFPAMPANPKTLLRTRSNPDPRDAPIQRAHPPASVNNTKFENNETLYKNTPAYSQQINNNRPVSMYEYGTPSANAYNAPRLSYGSDGYTAPAAVNAPAPAPAPVQLPAFSYAPVAAPVQTPVHAPGFAPVAAPGFSSVQAPGSVSGPAAAFAPVFSPGPTPVFASVAAPAPVLPEISYEAELFSAPPKVYSEPINEQLPKLETSEEKDIVPTTESVDTSIDLTVNTLEGNEVKPVQDVTVDLSQEVTVTPITFETKLVEENADIDNEQREVKVVKKQVTKKVEEQNGDQNGDANGEAEMTIKLPTKKSGAKTETKVEVVKRSLPDGSIEEVKTTTTRTTIDGRTEIKTKTETTIIPKEEDSEEEVVEEEEEEGEAVVQEVEEQQEESEEPETVTVTQTISAPKETSTVVKTEERSETTTAKKVVVVQESQPEPEEVEEEEEIEEEGDEVEAVETIVLKKPAPEPEVEPETVEEEVEEKEEAQPEEQEVVQEEVKQEVKQEVEEEEQVEEVEVKEVKAAPADEEEVEEEEEYEEAEEKQEAEVKPEEKTEEPKVEEQVEEEVKEELSVEKTVEEPKEAPKEEEHVIPVQVQASEEPKPEPKEEKPEEKPAEFTIPIREPSVPLEKVEDVEIKPIGITPIITKTHTENTEIITSTIDPAVGLSKQTEYNKIENIVTVNRTTKILDHSYENLTQQGIPTVRTYFPPPSIDRISSSPMPSRPYQPVYPPEPTTERRHSLLLERLSMERQMPSDIYQYNNQSYDQTQYQGEPQSEVLTVSNVKPSTITNQQWYQQNKQTQNTLYNNVSSTTTPSGAPWAQPKSPQPQQQYQPQPQYQPAPQPTYQAQYQPPPTPQFQRGTTPQPQFQRGTTPQPQFQKAATPQPAYQPSYTEQTRDRTPTNSYSSYTPTPTWVASAVESTPTQYNTYLNKDTTQSYQKSTLTSTQQYSSSYVPPPWEQDSSYTSVNNTSEKFYQEVPQTNTYSPAPSQGWKPAPPPAKFNKNQPIAYVPPAPNQSFVKPVSVEPPRQPGRKTYYSEYERRYITVPESTYIPTETKYQAQPDPSPQYYYDNNEPAETVEPQWRKELREFTEKTSLTQTTEQTNVQPPWEADPKYAKTPAATYTPTPTWSQTLRPQSNRERSFESEFVSQEWPKTNTLGRGRPLSTIGKSVDSAVPERARGVSVDRYNPNSYQSPAEHPPVQTHTLTTPVPHAGYHNPNVPAYHARASAEPREQPANYQQRVYREARASPLQSRSFKYLQWITGTEN